CACCCGTACCATGTGGGTCTTCGGATCTGAGGCCCATGGCCTCTCCGACGCGGTGCTCGCGGCGGCTGATCATCGGGTGAGGGTGCCGATGTACGGGCGGGCCGAGAGCCTTAATCTGGCGGCGGCCGCGGCGGTGTGTCTGTATGCTTCGGCGAGAGCCTTACGCGATTTCGAGGAGTGACTTACAGTGATCCGCTCGTTTATGTGGCCCGCCGGTGCGCGCGGGCGACGAGCCTGATCCTGTCTCGCTCTCAGCCTTCGGAGATACCGGTGGGCGGCGGCGTCGCCGCGCGTCACTAGACTGTCCCGGTTCCCGCAGGCGTTGGAGACGCAGAGTCATGACTTATCGCAATGACCCGTATGACCCGAAGCAGGTTGCCCTGCTGGATCAGTCCGCCCTCGACGGCGCGATCGCGGAGGCCACCCAGGCCTTCGACGGCGCGGCCGATCTGGACGCGCTCGTCGCGCTGAAGCCGGCGCACCTCGGCGACAAGTCGCCGATCTCGCTGGCCCGGCGGGAGATCGGCGCGCTGCCCCCGGCCGCGAAGTCCGACGCCGGCAAGCGGGTCAACGTCGCCCGCCAGGCCGTGCAGGCCGCGTACGACGCCCGGCAGACCGCGCTCGAGACCGAGCGCGCCGCGCGCGTGCTGGTCGAGGAGCGCGTCGACGTCACGCTCCCGTGGGACCGCCGCCCGCGCGGTGCCCGGCACCCGCTCACCACGCTGATGGAGCGGATCGGCGACCTGTTCGTCGGCATGGGCTACGAGATCGCCGAGGGGCCCGAGGCCGAGCTCGAGTGGACCAACTTCGACGCGCTCAACATTCACGCCGACCACCCGGCGCGCGGGTTGATGGACACGTTCCACCTGACCACGCCGGGGCACGTGCTGCGCACGCACACCTCGCCGGTGCAGGCCCGGACCATGCTCACCCGCAAGCCGCCGATCTACGTGGTGTGCCCGGGGCGGACGTACCGGACCGACGAGCTGGACGCGACCCACACGCCCGTCTTCCACCAGGTCGAGGGCCTGGTCGTGGACGAGGGCATCACGATGGCGCACCTGCGCGGGACGCTCGACCACTTCGCCAAGGCGATGTTCGGCGAGGGCGCTAAGACCCGGTGGCGGCCGCACTACTTCCCGTTCACCGAGCCGTCCGGCGAGTTCGACGTGTGGTTCCCGGAGCACCGGGACGGGCCGCGCTGGGTCGAGTGGGGCGGCTGCGGCATGGTCAACCCGCGCGTGCTGATCGCCTGCGGCATCGACCCGGACCGCTACTCCGGTTTCGCGTTCGGCATGGGCATCGAGCGGACGCTGATGTTCCGGCACGGCATTTCCGACATGCGCGAGATGGTCGAGGGCGATGTGCGCTTCACGACCGCGTACGGCATGGCCGTCTGAGACTTTTTTCTTTAAAGCGGAGGAATTGTGCGCATCGGAGTTTCCTGGCTGCGCGAACACGTCGACCTGCCGGTGGGTATCACCGGCGTCGACGTCGAGCAGGCATTGGTGTCCCTCGGGATCGAGGTGGACTCGGTCGTCGACCAGGCGGCGACCGTCACCGGCTCGCTGGTGGTGGGCCGCGTGCTCACCATCGAGGAGCTGACCGGCTTCAAGAAGCCGATCCGGTTCTGCACGGTCGACGTCGGCAACGAGGCGCCGCAGGAGATCGTCTGCGGCGCGCGGAACTTCGCCGTCGGTGACCTCGTCGTCGTGATCCTGCCGGGCGGCGAACTGCCGGGCGGCTTCAAGATCGGCGCCCGGAAGACCTACGGGCGGATGTCCGCCGGCATGATCTGCTCCGCCGCCGAGCTGGGGCTGAGCGACGACCACGACGGCATCATCGTGCTGTCCGGCGAGCACGTGCCGGGCACCGACGCGCGCCCGCTGGTCGGCCTGGACGACATCATCCTGGAGCTGGA
This genomic window from Catenuloplanes niger contains:
- the pheS gene encoding phenylalanine--tRNA ligase subunit alpha, with the protein product MTYRNDPYDPKQVALLDQSALDGAIAEATQAFDGAADLDALVALKPAHLGDKSPISLARREIGALPPAAKSDAGKRVNVARQAVQAAYDARQTALETERAARVLVEERVDVTLPWDRRPRGARHPLTTLMERIGDLFVGMGYEIAEGPEAELEWTNFDALNIHADHPARGLMDTFHLTTPGHVLRTHTSPVQARTMLTRKPPIYVVCPGRTYRTDELDATHTPVFHQVEGLVVDEGITMAHLRGTLDHFAKAMFGEGAKTRWRPHYFPFTEPSGEFDVWFPEHRDGPRWVEWGGCGMVNPRVLIACGIDPDRYSGFAFGMGIERTLMFRHGISDMREMVEGDVRFTTAYGMAV